From a single Solanum dulcamara chromosome 4, daSolDulc1.2, whole genome shotgun sequence genomic region:
- the LOC129886565 gene encoding uncharacterized protein LOC129886565 isoform X2, with protein sequence MAKKSHRHALRYEKDRAGCIWGLISIFDFRHGRATRKLLSDRTRGSKPALGSASSSSMQELPNPSDNRLTIEDDEESEVAVPDPRTSVKELMEEEMVNEQSLEDQCNGSELDAEDFDSQKSWRSRKNSRRTRRAFPRPSNTHSHDLDDAGNLRSEATCHQDSGGTAFDDLDIVMEELRQIHQKNRKFVKLRQGHNKQSDQTHPVVEEKVNAAIEVFINQRSKNNKQLGEDNKTLQSKEFMDALQTLSSNKDLIMKLLQDPNSKLVKQIGSLEDAQFEENQRPNLISESNMSEENHVHAKTDDVIHHKQRKFFRRRSKSQEIYPPMGNETPRSSSKIVILKPGPAGLQSPSAQINVNTPAHSQCTEKHTMLNERNTSQFSFTEIKRKLKHAMGKDRHGISPEGTIRRFPPEQLKRSNSDRGIFGENLGWSSPNRDHFYTEKFAKSPLGMKSGDKIVKSKGVEAVNVTEASDFPRPGISNIYIEAKKHLVEMLDNEDESIEVSSVQLSKSLGRILSFPEYNSSPGCSPRKNSKDGMLPSQTREPLTDPIQEENDDRLQYVREDHVTGPGPSSQDIEIESSCSDEYPNECSTKSASTNLEVPCENGNTLDENAASTDHTSTEGDLTEEAIKTRCQEEGEILSVPIDREIQVDGDATNAVDDGNSSHGFELSFDCLKEHPSGKDQTTLSSPVASPADSSSLRKVEDPDSAVDRKERPSPISVLEPLFSEDDVSPASTICRPVLQLYTIDPEIQPRKIHFEEPVSSISEQDCPTVCFENEESAFEYVEAVLLGSGLSWDEFLLRWLSSDQILDPSLFDEVELFSSRSCHDQKLLFDCANEVLKAVCERYFGCSHRVSLGKHNIRPVPKGMDLINEVWEGVEWYLLQYSAPHSLDQLVKKDMERSGTWMNLRVDLGHIGVEMGEIILEELVDDTILSISGGTLECAEDVLLPITSETESSVDQ encoded by the exons ATGGCAAAGAAATCACATCGTCATGCTCTGAGATATGAGAAGGATCGAGCGGGTTGCATTTGGGGTTTGATTAGCATCTTTGACTTCCGTCATGGCCGAGCCACTAGAAAATTACTCTCAGATAGAACGCGAGGAAGCAAACCAGCTCTTG GTTCTGCTTCTTCAAGCTCTATGCAGGAATTACCAAATCCCAGTGATAATAGACTGACTATTGAG GATGATGAAGAAAGTGAGGTAGCTGTACCTGATCCTAGAACAAGTGTAAAGGAGCTCATGGAAGAAGAAATGGTCAATGAGCAAAGCCTGGAAGATCAGTGCAATGGTTCTGAATTAGACGCAGAAGATTTTGATTCACAAAAATCATGGCGTTCAAGAAAGAACAGCAGGCGAACACGCAGAGCTTTCCCCAGACCGAGTAATACACACTCTCATGATTTGGATGATGCAGGAAATTTGAGGTCTGAAGCAACTTGTCATCAAGATTCTGGAGGGACGGCCTTCGATGATCTGGACATTGTAATGGAAGAACTCCGCCAGATTCATCAGAAAAATCGTAAATTTGTGAAGCTCCGCCAAGGTCATAACAAGCAGTCAGATCAGACTCACCCAGTTGTTGAAGAAAAGGTAAATGCTGCGATTGAGGTGTTTATCAATCAGAGATCAAAAAACAATAAACAATTGGGAGAAGATAACAAGACCCTCCAATCAAAAGAGTTCATGGATGCTCTGCAGACACTAAGTTCAAATAAGGACTTAATCATGAAACTCCTACAAGATCCAAACTCAAAGCTGGTAAAGcaaattggaagtttggaggaTGCTCAGTTTGAGGAAAACCAGAGACCTAACTTGATTTCAGAATCCAATATGTCAGAGGAAAACCATGTTCATGCAAAAACAGATGATGTCATACACCACAAACAACGTAAATTTTTCAGGAGGAGGAGCAAGTCTCAAGAAATTTACCCTCCAATGGGAAATGAGACACCCCGATCTTCAAGTAAAATTGTTATTTTGAAGCCTGGACCAGCAGGCTTGCAATCACCCAGTGCTCAAATCAATGTTAACACTCCAGCTCACTCGCAATGCACAGAGAAGCATACTATGCTGAATGAAAGAAACACATCCCAGTTCTCATTTAcagaaattaaaagaaaactCAAGCATGCAATGGGAAAGGATCGTCATGGGATCTCTCCTGAAGGAACCATCCGCCGATTTCCCCCTGAGCAGCTGAAGCGAAGTAACAGTGACAGAGGGATCTTTGGAGAAAATTTAGGATGGAGTTCTCCTAATAGAGACCATTTTTATACTGAAAAATTTGCTAAATCTCCTCTGGGAATGAAGAGTGGGGATAAGATAGTCAAGTCAAAAGGTGTTGAAGCAGTCAATGTGACTGAGGCATCTGACTTTCCCAGGCCAGGAATCTCTAACATCTACATTGAGGCAAAGAAGCACCTTGTGGAGATGCTGGACAATGAAGATGAGTCAATAGAGGTGAGTAGTGTACAGTTGTCTAAATCCTTGGGGAGGATACTTTCATTTCCGGAGTACAATAGTTCACCTGGCTGCAGCCCGAGAAAAAACAGCAAGGATGGCATGCTACCTTCCCAAACGAGGGAGCCTCTTACTGACCCTATACAGGAAGAGAATGATGACAGACTTCAGTATGTACGAGAAGACCATGTTACGGGTCCAGGTCCATCCAGCCAAGATATAGAGATAGAATCTAGCTGTTCTGACGAGTATCCTAATGAGTGCAGCACCAAATCTGCCAGCACAAATCTAGAGGTTCCATGTGAAAATGGGAACACACTGGATGAAAATGCGGCTTCAACTGATCATACAAGTACTGAAG GAGATCTAACTGAAGAAGCAATCAAAACCAGATGCCAAGAAGAAGGTGAAATCTTGAGTGTTCCAATTGACAGAGAAATCCAAGTTGATGGTGATGCTACCAATGCAGTGGATgatggaaactcttctcatgGATTTGAATTGTCATTTGACTGCTTAAAAGAA CATCCATCTGGGAAGGATCAAACTACTCTATCTTCCCCAGTAGCCTCACCTGCAGATTCTTCAAGCCTCAGGAAAGTTGAAGATCCTGACAGTGCAGTTGATAGAAAAGAGCGACCTAGTCCCATATCAGTACTCGAGCCATTATTCTCAGAGGATGATGTCAGTCCTGCAAGCACCATCTGCCGACCAG TTCTTCAATTGTATACAATAGATCCAGAAATTCAACCACGGAAAATCCATTTTGAAGAACCAGTGTCTTCCATCAGTGAACAAGATTGTCCAACTGTTTGTTTCGAAAATGAAGAATCCGCTTTTGAATATGTAGAAGCTGTTCTTCTTGGCTCAGGATTAAGTTGGGATGAGTTTCTCTTAAGGTGGCTTTCTTCTGACCAGATTCTTGACCCGTCATTATTTGACGAGGTAGAGTTATTTTCAAGTCGTTCTTGTCATGATCAAAAGCTCCTTTTTGATTGTGCAAATGAAGTTCTTAAGGCAGTATGTGAGCGCTATTTTGGCTGCAGCCATAGAGTGTCACTGGGTAAACATAACATTCGACCTGTTCCAAAAGGAATGGACCTGATAAATGAAGTATGGGAGGGAGTGGAATGGTATCTTCTTCAATATTCAGCTCCACATTCTTTGGACCAGCTTGTCAAAAAAGACATGGAAAGATCAGGGACATGGATGAATCTCCGAGTGGATCTTGGACATATCGGTGTTGAGATGGGGGAGATTATTCTGGAAGAGTTGGTAGATGACACAATTTTGAGCATTTCTGGTGGTACTTTGGAGTGTGCAGAAGATGTTCTCTTACCAATCACAAGTGAAACTGAGAGTAGCGTGGACCAGTAA
- the LOC129886565 gene encoding uncharacterized protein LOC129886565 isoform X3 has product MAKKSHRHALRYEKDRAGCIWGLISIFDFRHGRATRKLLSDRTRGSKPALAGSASSSSMQELPNPSDNRLTIEDDEESEVAVPDPRTSVKELMEEEMVNEQSLEDQCNGSELDAEDFDSQKSWRSRKNSRRTRRAFPRPSNTHSHDLDDAGNLRSEATCHQDSGGTAFDDLDIVMEELRQIHQKNRKFVKLRQGHNKQSDQTHPVVEEKVNAAIEVFINQRSKNNKQLGEDNKTLQSKEFMDALQTLSSNKDLIMKLLQDPNSKLVKQIGSLEDAQFEENQRPNLISESNMSEENHVHAKTDDVIHHKQRKFFRRRSKSQEIYPPMGNETPRSSSKIVILKPGPAGLQSPSAQINVNTPAHSQCTEKHTMLNERNTSQFSFTEIKRKLKHAMGKDRHGISPEGTIRRFPPEQLKRSNSDRGIFGENLGWSSPNRDHFYTEKFAKSPLGMKSGDKIVKSKGVEAVNVTEASDFPRPGISNIYIEAKKHLVEMLDNEDESIEVSSVQLSKSLGRILSFPEYNSSPGCSPRKNSKDGMLPSQTREPLTDPIQEENDDRLQYVREDHVTGPGPSSQDIEIESSCSDEYPNECSTKSASTNLEVPCENGNTLDENAASTDHTSTEGDLTEEAIKTRCQEEGEILSVPIDREIQVDGDATNAVDDGNSSHGFELSFDCLKEHPSGKDQTTLSSPVASPADSSSLRKVEDPDSAVDRKERPSPISVLEPLFSEDDVSPASTICRPDPEIQPRKIHFEEPVSSISEQDCPTVCFENEESAFEYVEAVLLGSGLSWDEFLLRWLSSDQILDPSLFDEVELFSSRSCHDQKLLFDCANEVLKAVCERYFGCSHRVSLGKHNIRPVPKGMDLINEVWEGVEWYLLQYSAPHSLDQLVKKDMERSGTWMNLRVDLGHIGVEMGEIILEELVDDTILSISGGTLECAEDVLLPITSETESSVDQ; this is encoded by the exons ATGGCAAAGAAATCACATCGTCATGCTCTGAGATATGAGAAGGATCGAGCGGGTTGCATTTGGGGTTTGATTAGCATCTTTGACTTCCGTCATGGCCGAGCCACTAGAAAATTACTCTCAGATAGAACGCGAGGAAGCAAACCAGCTCTTG CAGGTTCTGCTTCTTCAAGCTCTATGCAGGAATTACCAAATCCCAGTGATAATAGACTGACTATTGAG GATGATGAAGAAAGTGAGGTAGCTGTACCTGATCCTAGAACAAGTGTAAAGGAGCTCATGGAAGAAGAAATGGTCAATGAGCAAAGCCTGGAAGATCAGTGCAATGGTTCTGAATTAGACGCAGAAGATTTTGATTCACAAAAATCATGGCGTTCAAGAAAGAACAGCAGGCGAACACGCAGAGCTTTCCCCAGACCGAGTAATACACACTCTCATGATTTGGATGATGCAGGAAATTTGAGGTCTGAAGCAACTTGTCATCAAGATTCTGGAGGGACGGCCTTCGATGATCTGGACATTGTAATGGAAGAACTCCGCCAGATTCATCAGAAAAATCGTAAATTTGTGAAGCTCCGCCAAGGTCATAACAAGCAGTCAGATCAGACTCACCCAGTTGTTGAAGAAAAGGTAAATGCTGCGATTGAGGTGTTTATCAATCAGAGATCAAAAAACAATAAACAATTGGGAGAAGATAACAAGACCCTCCAATCAAAAGAGTTCATGGATGCTCTGCAGACACTAAGTTCAAATAAGGACTTAATCATGAAACTCCTACAAGATCCAAACTCAAAGCTGGTAAAGcaaattggaagtttggaggaTGCTCAGTTTGAGGAAAACCAGAGACCTAACTTGATTTCAGAATCCAATATGTCAGAGGAAAACCATGTTCATGCAAAAACAGATGATGTCATACACCACAAACAACGTAAATTTTTCAGGAGGAGGAGCAAGTCTCAAGAAATTTACCCTCCAATGGGAAATGAGACACCCCGATCTTCAAGTAAAATTGTTATTTTGAAGCCTGGACCAGCAGGCTTGCAATCACCCAGTGCTCAAATCAATGTTAACACTCCAGCTCACTCGCAATGCACAGAGAAGCATACTATGCTGAATGAAAGAAACACATCCCAGTTCTCATTTAcagaaattaaaagaaaactCAAGCATGCAATGGGAAAGGATCGTCATGGGATCTCTCCTGAAGGAACCATCCGCCGATTTCCCCCTGAGCAGCTGAAGCGAAGTAACAGTGACAGAGGGATCTTTGGAGAAAATTTAGGATGGAGTTCTCCTAATAGAGACCATTTTTATACTGAAAAATTTGCTAAATCTCCTCTGGGAATGAAGAGTGGGGATAAGATAGTCAAGTCAAAAGGTGTTGAAGCAGTCAATGTGACTGAGGCATCTGACTTTCCCAGGCCAGGAATCTCTAACATCTACATTGAGGCAAAGAAGCACCTTGTGGAGATGCTGGACAATGAAGATGAGTCAATAGAGGTGAGTAGTGTACAGTTGTCTAAATCCTTGGGGAGGATACTTTCATTTCCGGAGTACAATAGTTCACCTGGCTGCAGCCCGAGAAAAAACAGCAAGGATGGCATGCTACCTTCCCAAACGAGGGAGCCTCTTACTGACCCTATACAGGAAGAGAATGATGACAGACTTCAGTATGTACGAGAAGACCATGTTACGGGTCCAGGTCCATCCAGCCAAGATATAGAGATAGAATCTAGCTGTTCTGACGAGTATCCTAATGAGTGCAGCACCAAATCTGCCAGCACAAATCTAGAGGTTCCATGTGAAAATGGGAACACACTGGATGAAAATGCGGCTTCAACTGATCATACAAGTACTGAAG GAGATCTAACTGAAGAAGCAATCAAAACCAGATGCCAAGAAGAAGGTGAAATCTTGAGTGTTCCAATTGACAGAGAAATCCAAGTTGATGGTGATGCTACCAATGCAGTGGATgatggaaactcttctcatgGATTTGAATTGTCATTTGACTGCTTAAAAGAA CATCCATCTGGGAAGGATCAAACTACTCTATCTTCCCCAGTAGCCTCACCTGCAGATTCTTCAAGCCTCAGGAAAGTTGAAGATCCTGACAGTGCAGTTGATAGAAAAGAGCGACCTAGTCCCATATCAGTACTCGAGCCATTATTCTCAGAGGATGATGTCAGTCCTGCAAGCACCATCTGCCGACCAG ATCCAGAAATTCAACCACGGAAAATCCATTTTGAAGAACCAGTGTCTTCCATCAGTGAACAAGATTGTCCAACTGTTTGTTTCGAAAATGAAGAATCCGCTTTTGAATATGTAGAAGCTGTTCTTCTTGGCTCAGGATTAAGTTGGGATGAGTTTCTCTTAAGGTGGCTTTCTTCTGACCAGATTCTTGACCCGTCATTATTTGACGAGGTAGAGTTATTTTCAAGTCGTTCTTGTCATGATCAAAAGCTCCTTTTTGATTGTGCAAATGAAGTTCTTAAGGCAGTATGTGAGCGCTATTTTGGCTGCAGCCATAGAGTGTCACTGGGTAAACATAACATTCGACCTGTTCCAAAAGGAATGGACCTGATAAATGAAGTATGGGAGGGAGTGGAATGGTATCTTCTTCAATATTCAGCTCCACATTCTTTGGACCAGCTTGTCAAAAAAGACATGGAAAGATCAGGGACATGGATGAATCTCCGAGTGGATCTTGGACATATCGGTGTTGAGATGGGGGAGATTATTCTGGAAGAGTTGGTAGATGACACAATTTTGAGCATTTCTGGTGGTACTTTGGAGTGTGCAGAAGATGTTCTCTTACCAATCACAAGTGAAACTGAGAGTAGCGTGGACCAGTAA
- the LOC129886565 gene encoding uncharacterized protein LOC129886565 isoform X1, producing MAKKSHRHALRYEKDRAGCIWGLISIFDFRHGRATRKLLSDRTRGSKPALAGSASSSSMQELPNPSDNRLTIEDDEESEVAVPDPRTSVKELMEEEMVNEQSLEDQCNGSELDAEDFDSQKSWRSRKNSRRTRRAFPRPSNTHSHDLDDAGNLRSEATCHQDSGGTAFDDLDIVMEELRQIHQKNRKFVKLRQGHNKQSDQTHPVVEEKVNAAIEVFINQRSKNNKQLGEDNKTLQSKEFMDALQTLSSNKDLIMKLLQDPNSKLVKQIGSLEDAQFEENQRPNLISESNMSEENHVHAKTDDVIHHKQRKFFRRRSKSQEIYPPMGNETPRSSSKIVILKPGPAGLQSPSAQINVNTPAHSQCTEKHTMLNERNTSQFSFTEIKRKLKHAMGKDRHGISPEGTIRRFPPEQLKRSNSDRGIFGENLGWSSPNRDHFYTEKFAKSPLGMKSGDKIVKSKGVEAVNVTEASDFPRPGISNIYIEAKKHLVEMLDNEDESIEVSSVQLSKSLGRILSFPEYNSSPGCSPRKNSKDGMLPSQTREPLTDPIQEENDDRLQYVREDHVTGPGPSSQDIEIESSCSDEYPNECSTKSASTNLEVPCENGNTLDENAASTDHTSTEGDLTEEAIKTRCQEEGEILSVPIDREIQVDGDATNAVDDGNSSHGFELSFDCLKEHPSGKDQTTLSSPVASPADSSSLRKVEDPDSAVDRKERPSPISVLEPLFSEDDVSPASTICRPVLQLYTIDPEIQPRKIHFEEPVSSISEQDCPTVCFENEESAFEYVEAVLLGSGLSWDEFLLRWLSSDQILDPSLFDEVELFSSRSCHDQKLLFDCANEVLKAVCERYFGCSHRVSLGKHNIRPVPKGMDLINEVWEGVEWYLLQYSAPHSLDQLVKKDMERSGTWMNLRVDLGHIGVEMGEIILEELVDDTILSISGGTLECAEDVLLPITSETESSVDQ from the exons ATGGCAAAGAAATCACATCGTCATGCTCTGAGATATGAGAAGGATCGAGCGGGTTGCATTTGGGGTTTGATTAGCATCTTTGACTTCCGTCATGGCCGAGCCACTAGAAAATTACTCTCAGATAGAACGCGAGGAAGCAAACCAGCTCTTG CAGGTTCTGCTTCTTCAAGCTCTATGCAGGAATTACCAAATCCCAGTGATAATAGACTGACTATTGAG GATGATGAAGAAAGTGAGGTAGCTGTACCTGATCCTAGAACAAGTGTAAAGGAGCTCATGGAAGAAGAAATGGTCAATGAGCAAAGCCTGGAAGATCAGTGCAATGGTTCTGAATTAGACGCAGAAGATTTTGATTCACAAAAATCATGGCGTTCAAGAAAGAACAGCAGGCGAACACGCAGAGCTTTCCCCAGACCGAGTAATACACACTCTCATGATTTGGATGATGCAGGAAATTTGAGGTCTGAAGCAACTTGTCATCAAGATTCTGGAGGGACGGCCTTCGATGATCTGGACATTGTAATGGAAGAACTCCGCCAGATTCATCAGAAAAATCGTAAATTTGTGAAGCTCCGCCAAGGTCATAACAAGCAGTCAGATCAGACTCACCCAGTTGTTGAAGAAAAGGTAAATGCTGCGATTGAGGTGTTTATCAATCAGAGATCAAAAAACAATAAACAATTGGGAGAAGATAACAAGACCCTCCAATCAAAAGAGTTCATGGATGCTCTGCAGACACTAAGTTCAAATAAGGACTTAATCATGAAACTCCTACAAGATCCAAACTCAAAGCTGGTAAAGcaaattggaagtttggaggaTGCTCAGTTTGAGGAAAACCAGAGACCTAACTTGATTTCAGAATCCAATATGTCAGAGGAAAACCATGTTCATGCAAAAACAGATGATGTCATACACCACAAACAACGTAAATTTTTCAGGAGGAGGAGCAAGTCTCAAGAAATTTACCCTCCAATGGGAAATGAGACACCCCGATCTTCAAGTAAAATTGTTATTTTGAAGCCTGGACCAGCAGGCTTGCAATCACCCAGTGCTCAAATCAATGTTAACACTCCAGCTCACTCGCAATGCACAGAGAAGCATACTATGCTGAATGAAAGAAACACATCCCAGTTCTCATTTAcagaaattaaaagaaaactCAAGCATGCAATGGGAAAGGATCGTCATGGGATCTCTCCTGAAGGAACCATCCGCCGATTTCCCCCTGAGCAGCTGAAGCGAAGTAACAGTGACAGAGGGATCTTTGGAGAAAATTTAGGATGGAGTTCTCCTAATAGAGACCATTTTTATACTGAAAAATTTGCTAAATCTCCTCTGGGAATGAAGAGTGGGGATAAGATAGTCAAGTCAAAAGGTGTTGAAGCAGTCAATGTGACTGAGGCATCTGACTTTCCCAGGCCAGGAATCTCTAACATCTACATTGAGGCAAAGAAGCACCTTGTGGAGATGCTGGACAATGAAGATGAGTCAATAGAGGTGAGTAGTGTACAGTTGTCTAAATCCTTGGGGAGGATACTTTCATTTCCGGAGTACAATAGTTCACCTGGCTGCAGCCCGAGAAAAAACAGCAAGGATGGCATGCTACCTTCCCAAACGAGGGAGCCTCTTACTGACCCTATACAGGAAGAGAATGATGACAGACTTCAGTATGTACGAGAAGACCATGTTACGGGTCCAGGTCCATCCAGCCAAGATATAGAGATAGAATCTAGCTGTTCTGACGAGTATCCTAATGAGTGCAGCACCAAATCTGCCAGCACAAATCTAGAGGTTCCATGTGAAAATGGGAACACACTGGATGAAAATGCGGCTTCAACTGATCATACAAGTACTGAAG GAGATCTAACTGAAGAAGCAATCAAAACCAGATGCCAAGAAGAAGGTGAAATCTTGAGTGTTCCAATTGACAGAGAAATCCAAGTTGATGGTGATGCTACCAATGCAGTGGATgatggaaactcttctcatgGATTTGAATTGTCATTTGACTGCTTAAAAGAA CATCCATCTGGGAAGGATCAAACTACTCTATCTTCCCCAGTAGCCTCACCTGCAGATTCTTCAAGCCTCAGGAAAGTTGAAGATCCTGACAGTGCAGTTGATAGAAAAGAGCGACCTAGTCCCATATCAGTACTCGAGCCATTATTCTCAGAGGATGATGTCAGTCCTGCAAGCACCATCTGCCGACCAG TTCTTCAATTGTATACAATAGATCCAGAAATTCAACCACGGAAAATCCATTTTGAAGAACCAGTGTCTTCCATCAGTGAACAAGATTGTCCAACTGTTTGTTTCGAAAATGAAGAATCCGCTTTTGAATATGTAGAAGCTGTTCTTCTTGGCTCAGGATTAAGTTGGGATGAGTTTCTCTTAAGGTGGCTTTCTTCTGACCAGATTCTTGACCCGTCATTATTTGACGAGGTAGAGTTATTTTCAAGTCGTTCTTGTCATGATCAAAAGCTCCTTTTTGATTGTGCAAATGAAGTTCTTAAGGCAGTATGTGAGCGCTATTTTGGCTGCAGCCATAGAGTGTCACTGGGTAAACATAACATTCGACCTGTTCCAAAAGGAATGGACCTGATAAATGAAGTATGGGAGGGAGTGGAATGGTATCTTCTTCAATATTCAGCTCCACATTCTTTGGACCAGCTTGTCAAAAAAGACATGGAAAGATCAGGGACATGGATGAATCTCCGAGTGGATCTTGGACATATCGGTGTTGAGATGGGGGAGATTATTCTGGAAGAGTTGGTAGATGACACAATTTTGAGCATTTCTGGTGGTACTTTGGAGTGTGCAGAAGATGTTCTCTTACCAATCACAAGTGAAACTGAGAGTAGCGTGGACCAGTAA